The DNA sequence CCCTTGAGGAAGCGAACTCTACGAACACCTGATGATACCAACAATGGTGCTCCGAAGTAAGTATCTTAAAATCTTAAGCTGCATTTAGTGTTGAAAAGATGGACCTTGTAATTTTATGGCTGTTAACTCTCTTCTTGCTGTTGCGGTATGGTGCACCACAGCAGATACTTCGACTACCACTTTTATGTTGATTTTGAAGCATCCATGGCTGATGTAAATGCACAGAATGCCTTGAGGCACCTTAATGTATGCATAATTCCTGTTCTCTCCAAGTTTAATACTATCGTTCTCGTATCTTTGTTATGCTTTAATGCAATTCCTTCATTGGCAGGAGTTTGCTACATCCTTGAGAGTTCTGGGGAGCTATCTAGTCGATACTACCATGATTTGAGAGGGCTACTACCTTGATATGGGTATTATATCCGAATTGACCATGAATAAAttctttttccccaaatttaTCGGGTTGTTTGGTTCGACTTCTCTCTATCTGCAAATTCACTGGTCCAATGAAATATATATGGTTAGACCCACAATTTGAAGACCCACATGAATCCCACACCACTGTGATGAGTTTGTATGGGAGTCATTTTTAGGTGGCATTATTTATGCAACTAGGTAGTGAGAAaggggaaagaagaaagagagaggagaagggggaaaggaggaggagggggagggggaaggaTAGTTATGTGATGGTCACATTACACATCAGGAGTCATTTTAGAAGACCATTGCTGCTACATTTCTGTTAGCCAGTTTGATGTTTCGGGTGCCTTATCTTGGGATTCGGGTTTTTTTGTTGAGATACTGCTTCCTTCTGTGTGTGCACAGCATCGCCATACTTTTTCGCCTATAGCATTTTTCAGATGGTGAAATTCATCTCCTTTTTTACAGGTGGTTGGAGGCTGTTGCGAGACACACGAGAAGTGGTCAACCCCTAGTTTAATCTCGAGGAATCTCATCCTGTCCATGAATTTGTTAGGACAAAGGTTGTGGTtatgtttttaattttgccgACGTTCTAATAGGTTATTATATTTAGGATACAAATGTTAATTGGTCTTTTGTGGTTGTCTGACTTCGAAAGATCTATAAGATTAAGATTATTTATTCTTTGCACTTGCTGGCTCCCATCCCAACGGCATCTCCAGAGAATTTCTGGCTGGGAAGTTGACAGGAAATATTCTAACGCTGAGGTAGGATTCAACCAACTAATACGCACTGGAATTAGTGGGAGTTACTTTTATAAGTTTATAGCTTTTGGTTTTTGGAGACTAACTTCATTGCGAAGTTATAAACATCCCATCAAACCTTCCCTGGAATCAACAAATCATGAACTTTACGACCACAGCAACGATTTCGACTTGCTAAAGCCGATCTAAGTTACAGGCTAATAGATTGTCCCCAATCAGAAGCATGccccaagaaaagaaagacgaTCTTTTTCGCCCAAAAGAGCAAAGGTTCAAGTTCACATGGAAACTTAAAGGTACATGTATGAAAAGTTGAAGTTTGGTACACATTAAAGTCGCACTAGAAACCCCTGAATGCTACCAATATAATACTCCTCACACTGCTACATCTCCTCAAGACGATAAAAGAGTACGAAAAAACACATTTGCTAGTCATTGAGAAGAGTGATAGGGACACAGCCAGAATGTCATGAATGTCCAAGTAGATCTGAACATCCTTTGGATTTCAAAAACACAGAAAACATCTCTCGGATCCTTTGCAAGAACCCATCTCTGGAGAAATTTTCTCCATTCTTCCTAAGCCAACGAGATGCCCGAATGTCTTTCTAGGAAAGCCCCGTCACTCTGGTATTCCGTTCTTTCTgcagcccctctctctctctctctctctctctctctctctctctctcttgtccccCCGATCAGCATCATTATTTAGCACCAGCGGCCATCAGATCTTTTATCAGCTGAAGAATCTCTGTTCTTAATTCAGTAACAGCAAGAGGAGTAACCTGCTGCTCAACAGAAGAAAACCAAAGATCGTTCTTGTTGCCCAATTTAGCAGTTTCATACCAGCGACATATCACTCTTGCACTAGCTATCACAAATAAGCCACAATCATAGCCATTTAGCTGCTGCGGTGAGCTACTGCATTGAATGAATTTGGCATCAGATGCTGAATTTGAGCCATTTACAAATCTAACCAGGACTTCATAGAGTCGCTTGGCGTATTGACTATTCATCCCTCCTGAGCTGTCATGATGCACAAACACACCGGCTTCTCTCTCAAACACCAGCAAGCTCCAATGAGAACCACCCTCTGCTAGGCCCACATTTTCATTGTCGTTGACTGGGAAAATTACAAGTTTCTTACCAGGCAAATCTAGAGGCTCTACGAAATCTTTTAGTCCATCGACATCAGGACAGTTTGCTATCCAAAATGCAATTGAAGGTGGAACCAGTAAAATATCTGGAGAAGGATAACATGAAGAAAGATAGCTGAAATAGAACTCAATGACACGGTCATTGAGAAAGTATGGACCGCTAAGTATGTCCAGATCCGACCGTCTGAGCACGACGTCTTTGTAGCTGAGAATCTTTTCATCACCAGCAGATTTCCCCATGTTGTGGAATTTGACTGAGACTTCCAAATCAATAAGCTATGAAGGCTGATGCTGTTGATAATGTAGATCTATCAGGCAACGGAAGAAAACAATAACCAATGTAGACCTGCCACTTCGTCCAAAACAGACAATTTTAGACAGCCAGTGAACTAAAACTTATAATCTCAAAAGTGCCAAACAAGCGTGGAAAGAATTTCTACCAATGACTGAAAGGCTTAAACTGGCGAACAGACAGTCGTAATCTTTTAGCTTCTTGCAATGTTAACTAATATTTAAGTAGCTCAAGCGCTTCAGTAACGCCCGACTATTGAAAGATACAAGGATCTCCTTctcaaaatattaaatttggGTGAACTTGTCCTTCATTTTGGCATAGCTACTCCAACAATGAAACATGATTCTATGAAACACCACTGTAAATGCACCCAGTACAGGCAGTTTCAAATCATTCACGGACCAGCAGTCCTTTTAAAGCAATCTTATTCCCAATCATAGCATAAGAAGAGACCTAAAAGTCGCACCTTTCCAGTTGAAGTGTAAACTAGTTTCCTAGAGTGACCCACGACAAATTCGGTAGTTTTAGTTCCAATCCAGAAAACTCGAACTCTTTCGTCTGACTTCAGAGGCTTATTCTAGTTCACACGATACATCTTTCTCTGACTTACCGCTCCTTTTGATACCATCGATTAGGACCCAATTACAGATGACAATTCAGAAAACCGAAAAACCTAAGACTTCAGCCACTTTTGCATAGTTTCTTCACTCACCTATCCATTCATTAAACACAACCTCCATAGAACCACACAAGTCATCCGCATGGCCTTTCTTCAAACTctggacaaaaaaaaactctccGCCCAAATTTTACCATGGGAGAGTCAGGGATTTCCCACATCAAATGATGATGAAATCTTCTTACCCATTTTCCTAAGGGACATCCAACCTAAGTCACACCTATGAGTACTAGCCTAACTGTTAATGCCTTCAAAAAACAGACGAAGCTGGGTCACAAACCACCGACGCAGGTGTCTGATAGCATGCAGAACCGCTCGTTCTTGGGTGGCGATAAACCTATCAAGAGCAAAACGAAACTCACCCCGCTCATTTAATTTGTTCTCCGAAACCACCCAACTACAGATTTCTCCCATCAAGCAAGCAAATAGGTAAACAACAACAAGCAACGAATGACGCTCCCAAGACACACCCATCGACAATCTTTACATGGCGAGAACTGGTAAATGAACCTCCGAATGCGAAGACGGCGAATTGGGACAGAGACTTACCGGGACGGCGCGGCGTTAACGGAAAGCGCCGACGCTAGCAAGAATCCGACGTCTCTATTCAGACTCTGGTTCGTCAAGCAGAGCAGGAGTTCGTCAAAAAGAGAAGCTGTTCCGCAGGGGAGGTGGAATGGGATTTTTGGGGCCAAGAATAGGGAGACTTTCggtcctcccttttttttttttaagggaaaaatttcaaataaaaccaTAGAtatgattttctcaaataatagtACGAAGAAGGGCCTAAAATACCCTTTTTATTCCAGAAAAAAATCCGTTCAAATGATATTTTCGTCTTTTGccgttttaaatttttttctttttctatttctattttttttttctttctccttcggCCGATCGTCGGCCTCAAGC is a window from the Rhodamnia argentea isolate NSW1041297 chromosome 8, ASM2092103v1, whole genome shotgun sequence genome containing:
- the LOC115738195 gene encoding NEDD8-specific protease 1, whose translation is MGKSAGDEKILSYKDVVLRRSDLDILSGPYFLNDRVIEFYFSYLSSCYPSPDILLVPPSIAFWIANCPDVDGLKDFVEPLDLPGKKLVIFPVNDNENVGLAEGGSHWSLLVFEREAGVFVHHDSSGGMNSQYAKRLYEVLVRFVNGSNSASDAKFIQCSSSPQQLNGYDCGLFVIASARVICRWYETAKLGNKNDLWFSSVEQQVTPLAVTELRTEILQLIKDLMAAGAK